One Megamonas hypermegale genomic window carries:
- a CDS encoding NCS2 family permease → MHLKQYFQFKERNTNYTTEIIAGITTFLTMAYIIILNPSVLSKTGMDFDGVFFATIIASVVGCLFMGIFANYPIAIAPSLATNAYFAFVVVISMGIPWQEALGAVFISALIFLLLSLTSFRQAVINSIPSSMKEGISAGIGLFISFVGLQNAHIIVASPSTLVTLGNLTDPITYMSLLGIFISVVLIINNVRGALFLGMIIISIISFFFGYISLPDTIFNTPEFGNTFMQMDVIGAISHNLFTIIFTFFIVTLFDTTGTMLGIAKQAGLMKNNTFPNVQSAFLADSIASLVGAIFGTSPTSPYVESSSGVASGGRTGFSNIIVALLFILMLFAAPIAKVLAEVPAVTAPALIIVGFYMMSSLSRIDWNDMQEAFPAFLIFLLMPLSYSITDAVGIGIITYCLIKIFCGKFKQVHPLLYAFMLLFIIQFVAIQI, encoded by the coding sequence ATGCATTTAAAACAATATTTTCAATTCAAAGAACGCAACACTAATTATACTACTGAAATCATAGCTGGTATCACAACATTTTTAACTATGGCATATATTATCATCTTAAATCCTAGTGTATTAAGCAAAACAGGCATGGACTTCGATGGTGTTTTTTTCGCCACAATCATAGCTTCTGTCGTCGGCTGTTTATTCATGGGAATATTTGCTAATTATCCCATAGCTATTGCGCCTAGTCTTGCAACGAATGCTTATTTTGCCTTCGTCGTGGTAATATCCATGGGAATTCCTTGGCAAGAAGCACTAGGAGCTGTTTTTATTTCTGCTCTCATTTTCTTGCTTTTATCATTGACTTCATTTCGCCAAGCCGTCATCAATTCTATACCATCTTCTATGAAAGAAGGTATCAGCGCTGGTATTGGTTTATTTATAAGTTTTGTTGGTCTGCAAAATGCGCATATTATAGTCGCTTCACCGTCCACACTCGTAACTCTCGGTAATTTAACTGACCCTATCACTTATATGTCTCTTTTAGGGATATTTATCAGTGTTGTTTTGATTATAAATAATGTTCGTGGTGCCTTATTTCTAGGCATGATTATAATTTCTATTATTTCATTTTTCTTTGGATATATTTCATTGCCAGATACAATTTTTAACACACCAGAGTTTGGCAATACTTTTATGCAAATGGATGTTATAGGTGCTATATCTCATAATTTATTCACTATTATTTTCACATTTTTCATCGTTACTTTATTTGATACTACCGGTACAATGCTTGGTATTGCTAAACAAGCAGGACTTATGAAAAATAATACATTTCCAAATGTCCAAAGTGCTTTTTTAGCAGACTCCATAGCTAGCCTTGTCGGTGCAATTTTCGGTACAAGTCCAACTTCGCCATATGTTGAATCTAGTTCAGGCGTTGCTAGTGGTGGCCGTACTGGTTTTAGTAATATTATAGTAGCGTTGTTATTTATTTTAATGTTATTTGCCGCACCGATTGCTAAAGTACTAGCAGAAGTACCTGCTGTCACTGCTCCAGCTTTAATTATCGTCGGTTTTTATATGATGAGTAGTCTATCTCGCATAGATTGGAATGACATGCAAGAAGCATTCCCTGCTTTTCTGATATTTTTATTAATGCCATTATCCTATAGTATTACTGATGCCGTAGGTATAGGTATTATTACTTATTGCTTAATAAAAATCTTTTGTGGCAAATTTAAACAAGTTCATCCTTTACTTTATGCATTTATGCTCTTGTTTATTATCCAATTTGTTGCTATACAAATCTAA
- a CDS encoding DUF4127 family protein, with protein sequence MAMLFCFVSLTNVASAKKEDEKKVILYVPQDDRPISSDQTADVIRSLGYTVEMPPKGLLGDRNRNGRPEELNRWLVENGGKNKVAVVSSDALTYGSLVTSRKHHIPKDMLLRRVKNIGRLHEIHPEMPVYVFSSVMRTPRDGASSGTEEPEYYVEYGKTISTYTKIDNADTSGLDESYQVALREGVPEAALDDWFGRRKTNLEVSRNLIDLVKKGNIEYMAMGKDDNAKFSLTQSESDKLESYARSISLNKNKFQTLTGLDEIGLLVLTRVVNDLDNYHPYIYVKYAPGYGGATVPSYSGEPIDKTIEDEIIATGSIKTYDLKKADLVLMVNTNRSGWTYDANTPVNTLQLRYNTLDFVNDIQEMVDNGYHVSIGDIAFANGADNALMNLLQKRDLLDKLYGYAGWNTATNSTGFALSMGIVGNRISEEKRDRLLLTRYLDDWVYQANIRQNINSYINLLPGKGDYLTIGDNKLPHAEEYGTKLMRDFAAANLSLFAKAIDVSITMPWDRIFEANINLERGKYDDTVLKKYLKGY encoded by the coding sequence ATGGCAATGTTATTTTGCTTTGTATCATTGACAAATGTAGCGTCAGCAAAAAAAGAAGATGAAAAGAAAGTAATTTTATATGTACCACAAGATGATAGACCGATTTCTTCTGACCAAACGGCAGATGTAATTCGTTCATTAGGGTATACTGTAGAAATGCCACCAAAAGGATTATTAGGTGATAGAAATAGAAACGGTAGACCAGAAGAATTAAATCGTTGGTTAGTAGAAAATGGTGGAAAGAATAAAGTAGCAGTTGTTTCTTCTGATGCGTTGACTTATGGAAGTTTGGTTACATCGCGTAAACATCACATACCAAAAGATATGCTCTTAAGACGTGTAAAAAATATTGGTAGATTGCATGAAATTCATCCTGAAATGCCAGTATATGTATTTTCTTCCGTGATGCGTACACCGCGTGATGGTGCTTCTTCAGGAACAGAAGAACCTGAATATTACGTAGAATATGGTAAAACAATATCTACATATACGAAGATAGATAATGCAGATACTTCAGGACTTGATGAAAGTTATCAAGTAGCACTTAGAGAAGGTGTACCAGAAGCAGCTTTAGATGATTGGTTTGGACGACGCAAGACCAATTTGGAAGTAAGTCGTAATTTAATTGATTTAGTAAAAAAAGGCAATATAGAATATATGGCAATGGGTAAAGATGATAATGCTAAATTTTCTTTAACCCAAAGTGAAAGTGATAAATTAGAAAGTTATGCTAGAAGTATCAGTCTTAATAAAAATAAATTTCAAACGTTAACTGGCTTAGATGAAATAGGCTTACTCGTTTTGACAAGAGTAGTAAACGATTTAGATAATTATCACCCATATATTTATGTAAAATATGCACCAGGATATGGTGGTGCAACAGTGCCTTCTTATTCAGGTGAACCGATTGATAAAACGATTGAAGACGAAATAATAGCGACTGGCTCTATAAAAACATATGATTTAAAAAAAGCTGATTTAGTTTTAATGGTAAATACCAATCGCAGTGGTTGGACATATGATGCAAATACTCCAGTAAATACATTGCAACTTCGTTATAATACACTTGATTTTGTAAATGATATCCAAGAAATGGTTGATAATGGCTATCATGTATCTATTGGTGATATCGCTTTTGCCAATGGTGCAGATAATGCTTTAATGAATTTATTACAAAAAAGAGATTTATTAGATAAACTTTATGGTTATGCTGGCTGGAATACAGCTACAAATAGTACAGGTTTTGCGCTCAGTATGGGTATTGTAGGCAATAGAATAAGCGAAGAAAAGCGTGATAGATTATTGCTTACGCGTTATCTTGATGATTGGGTTTATCAGGCAAATATTCGCCAAAATATAAATTCTTATATTAATTTACTTCCAGGTAAAGGCGATTACTTGACTATTGGAGATAATAAATTACCGCATGCTGAAGAGTATGGAACAAAACTCATGCGTGATTTTGCAGCTGCAAATTTAAGTTTATTTGCTAAAGCAATAGATGTATCAATTACTATGCCATGGGACCGCATTTTTGAAGCAAATATAAATTTAGAACGTGGCAAATATGATGATACAGTATTAAAAAAATATCTAAAAGGTTATTAA
- a CDS encoding glucosaminidase domain-containing protein translates to MFFRKYKYFYGSLITAACLTMATPSFASMTPAQHSNITLKGLSQHQQHDTTAVIALSTTTSKNNTLDNKEATTGSISDRVEAILHGEKPSAPVFNPPPVDYGSDSIMGNAIATQEQCVKYLLDVNPNPQISVSPEELVRYYYEEAGKEGIRPDAAFAQALKETGFFNYGGTVTPDQNNYCGLGTTSATVKGAYFSSARLGVRAHIQHLLAYSSVRPPRENVVDPRYSLVRAVYTTSTIDTWQGLNGRWAVPGNNYGQEILQILDNITRE, encoded by the coding sequence ATGTTTTTTCGTAAATACAAATATTTTTATGGTTCCTTAATTACTGCTGCTTGCCTGACTATGGCAACACCTTCTTTCGCAAGCATGACTCCAGCACAGCATAGTAATATCACACTTAAAGGATTGAGTCAACATCAACAGCATGATACTACTGCTGTAATAGCATTATCCACTACAACTTCTAAAAACAATACTCTTGACAACAAAGAAGCAACTACCGGCAGTATTTCTGATAGAGTTGAAGCTATTTTACATGGTGAAAAACCATCTGCTCCCGTTTTCAATCCACCACCAGTAGACTACGGCAGTGATTCTATAATGGGCAATGCTATTGCAACACAAGAACAATGTGTTAAATATTTACTTGATGTAAATCCCAATCCACAAATCAGTGTTTCTCCTGAAGAATTAGTTCGCTACTACTATGAAGAAGCTGGTAAAGAAGGTATTCGCCCTGATGCGGCATTTGCACAAGCTCTTAAAGAAACAGGCTTCTTTAATTATGGTGGAACAGTTACACCAGACCAAAATAATTATTGTGGTTTAGGTACGACAAGTGCCACTGTAAAAGGTGCTTATTTTTCTTCCGCTCGCCTTGGCGTACGTGCTCATATTCAACATTTACTTGCTTATAGTTCTGTCAGACCTCCTCGTGAAAATGTCGTAGACCCACGTTACTCATTAGTGCGCGCTGTCTATACCACTTCAACAATCGATACGTGGCAGGGATTAAACGGTCGTTGGGCTGTTCCTGGCAACAACTACGGTCAAGAAATACTTCAAATTTTGGATAATATAACAAGAGAATAA
- a CDS encoding DUF805 domain-containing protein has translation MSNRFCPNCGNSLETNARFCGNCGAKIEDELNNVTTNQNEIVDIKSANNTTIATRAENEQMISNSNNINRQNINVQVIRQSIFSSKGRINRLPYFLYSLGLGVVCFFAMGICFTGILAIIGIPLIIACCVANIMLTIQRCHDLNKSGWFYFILVIPVIDIIFALYLLFAKGTEGPNQYGPDPLQY, from the coding sequence ATGTCAAATAGATTTTGTCCTAATTGTGGAAATTCATTAGAAACAAATGCAAGATTTTGTGGAAACTGTGGAGCAAAGATAGAAGACGAGTTAAATAATGTTACTACTAACCAAAATGAAATTGTAGATATAAAATCTGCCAATAATACAACGATAGCTACAAGAGCAGAAAATGAACAAATGATTTCTAATAGTAATAATATAAATAGGCAAAATATTAATGTACAGGTAATACGACAGAGTATTTTTAGTAGTAAGGGACGTATCAATCGATTACCATATTTTTTATATTCTTTGGGGTTAGGTGTAGTTTGCTTTTTTGCTATGGGAATATGTTTTACAGGTATATTGGCTATAATTGGAATACCTTTAATAATAGCTTGTTGTGTTGCAAATATAATGTTAACGATACAACGTTGTCATGATTTAAATAAATCAGGATGGTTTTATTTCATATTAGTTATTCCTGTTATTGATATAATATTTGCGTTATATTTACTTTTTGCTAAAGGAACAGAGGGACCAAATCAATATGGACCGGATCCATTACAATATTAG
- a CDS encoding glycoside hydrolase family 3 protein, with translation MRKKIIITVIVIAIIILGILLNNKNIFSNAEESKSAQEETPIAQQNLTIDEKVDKIVASMSKTEKIGQMVMIGIQGTKVDDDSLYMLHQFHMGGVILFDRNMESPEQVKQLTSDLQTQSNEKVPLFIGVDEEGGDVVRMAEKLTPPPSQKEIGATGDTEQAKTWAIKTAKSLKEMGINVNFAPVADVGSNDNRSYSTDVNTVINFVKAATTGYQQENIIYSLKHFPGIGKGQVDSHVESSSINASKEVLMAEDILPFKTIINENKPEDYFILVSHLNYPALDEEYPASLSSKIMTDLLRNELGYKGIIITDDMEMGAVANHNDFKTVGVNAVKAGADIVLVCHEYQHEQDVYLGLLDAVDNGEISQQRIDESVKRIVKAKLLHLYQ, from the coding sequence ATGCGTAAAAAAATAATTATCACTGTTATAGTAATTGCAATTATAATTTTAGGTATATTGTTAAATAATAAAAATATTTTTAGCAATGCCGAAGAAAGTAAATCAGCGCAAGAAGAAACACCGATTGCTCAACAGAATTTAACTATTGATGAAAAAGTAGATAAAATAGTTGCTTCTATGTCTAAGACCGAAAAGATTGGACAGATGGTGATGATAGGCATTCAAGGTACAAAAGTTGATGATGATAGTTTATATATGTTACATCAATTTCATATGGGTGGAGTTATTTTATTTGATAGGAATATGGAAAGTCCTGAGCAAGTAAAACAATTAACATCAGATTTACAAACTCAATCAAATGAAAAAGTTCCTTTGTTCATCGGTGTAGATGAAGAAGGGGGCGATGTGGTGCGTATGGCAGAAAAATTAACACCACCACCATCACAAAAAGAAATTGGTGCAACGGGTGATACTGAACAAGCTAAAACATGGGCTATAAAAACAGCTAAATCACTTAAAGAAATGGGAATTAATGTGAATTTTGCTCCAGTTGCTGATGTTGGTTCTAATGATAATCGTTCATACAGTACTGATGTAAATACAGTAATAAATTTTGTAAAAGCAGCTACTACAGGTTATCAACAAGAAAATATCATATACAGTTTGAAGCATTTTCCTGGTATAGGTAAAGGTCAAGTTGATTCTCATGTGGAAAGTTCCAGTATTAATGCATCTAAAGAAGTATTAATGGCGGAAGATATTTTACCATTTAAAACAATCATCAATGAGAATAAACCGGAAGATTATTTTATTTTAGTATCGCATTTGAATTATCCTGCGCTTGATGAAGAATATCCTGCAAGCTTGTCGTCTAAAATTATGACTGATTTATTGCGCAATGAATTAGGATACAAAGGTATAATCATTACAGATGATATGGAAATGGGAGCAGTGGCAAATCATAACGATTTTAAAACAGTCGGGGTAAATGCCGTAAAAGCTGGTGCGGATATCGTGCTTGTATGCCATGAATATCAACATGAACAAGATGTTTATCTTGGATTATTAGATGCTGTTGATAATGGTGAGATTAGCCAACAGCGCATAGATGAATCTGTAAAACGAATTGTTAAAGCAAAATTATTACACTTGTATCAATAA